In one window of Anser cygnoides isolate HZ-2024a breed goose chromosome 3, Taihu_goose_T2T_genome, whole genome shotgun sequence DNA:
- the TMEM17 gene encoding transmembrane protein 17 isoform X1, whose translation MSLPEPLRRRLGSFSRTVFTDSRGAGPPLPGDRADNEIVSSLPLQMSLYFNVYFFPFWWLSSVVMLQLKYPVLSDYYKFILVTVMILASLIEGIRLYLGYMGNLQEKVPELAGFWLLTLLLQLPIILFLLFNEGLKILPLERSVNIIFALFLIFQVIAAFVTLKRMVNKLATHFRLNEFDRLEEHPGHEFYSLS comes from the exons ATGTCGCTGCCCGAGCCGCTGAGGCGGCGGCTGGGCTCCTTCAGCCGCACCGTCTTCACCGACAGCCGCGGCGCCGgcccgccgctccccggcgACCGTGCAG ATAATGAAATAGTTTCCAGTTTACCACTACAGATGTCCCTCTATTTCAAcgtttattttttcccattttggtGGCTCAGCAGCGTTGTCATGCTCCAGCTGAAG TATCCAGTCCTGTCAGATTACTACAAGTTCATTCTGGTCACAGTCATGATCCTAGCCTCCCTAATAGAGGGCATTCGACTGTACCTGGGATACATGGGCAATCTGCAGGAGAAG GTCCCTGAGCTGGCTGGGTTTTGGCTCCTGACTCTCCTCCTGCAGTTACCTATAATTCTCTTCTTGCTATTTAACGAAGGTTTGAAAATTCTGCCACTGGAAAGATCTGTCAATATCATCTTTGCCCTCTTCCTAATCTTCCAAGTCATTGCAGCCTTTGTCACCCTGAAGAGAATGGTGAACAAACTGGCAACTCACTTCCGCCTTAATGAATTTGACAGGCTAGAGGAACACCCTGGGCATGAGTTTTACAGCCTGAGTTAA
- the TMEM17 gene encoding transmembrane protein 17 isoform X2 yields MVGPMILKVFSNPNDSVILSQNEPHGRSLLATAQLHQLPTFSRPSPSAGARWPPPRLRTPAPSPRRRRNHDKSLPRNMSLPEPLRRRLGSFSRTVFTDSRGAGPPLPGDRADNEIVSSLPLQMSLYFNVYFFPFWWLSSVVMLQLKYPVLSDYYKFILVTVMILASLIEGIRLYLGYMGNLQEKARGTPWA; encoded by the exons atggttgggccaatgatcttgaaggtcttttccaaccctaatgactctgtgattctatcacAAAACGAGCCTCATGGACGTTCACTTCTAGCAACAGCACAGCTCCACCAGCTCCCCACATTCTCTCGTCCCAGCCCCTCAGCGGGAGCGCGGTGGCCCCCACCGCGCCTGCGCACCCCCGCCCCGTCGCCACGGCGACGGAGGAACCACGACAAGTCGCTGCCTCGCAACATGTCGCTGCCCGAGCCGCTGAGGCGGCGGCTGGGCTCCTTCAGCCGCACCGTCTTCACCGACAGCCGCGGCGCCGgcccgccgctccccggcgACCGTGCAG ATAATGAAATAGTTTCCAGTTTACCACTACAGATGTCCCTCTATTTCAAcgtttattttttcccattttggtGGCTCAGCAGCGTTGTCATGCTCCAGCTGAAG TATCCAGTCCTGTCAGATTACTACAAGTTCATTCTGGTCACAGTCATGATCCTAGCCTCCCTAATAGAGGGCATTCGACTGTACCTGGGATACATGGGCAATCTGCAGGAGAAG GCTAGAGGAACACCCTGGGCATGA